From the Thermosynechococcus sp. genome, the window GAACATTTCCCGATTCAGCGGCACTGGCATCTGGTCTATCCTGCTGGCAAACAACTGTCGGTGGTGGCCCAGGCCTTCTTTGACTATGTGTGTACCGAGGGACGGGAGATGATTGAATCGAGTCTCACCTATCCCGGTGGGGCGGCGCCGGCCAAGGAACTCAACCCTGTCTAGCATGGTAACCCTCGAATTTCTTACCTTGCCCGATCCACCGATCGCGACAGATCACAGCCTCCTGTTGCTCCACGGCTGGGGGGCCAATGCCAGAGACCTGATTTCCCTTGGTCCCTTGCTGGCTCCCCAAGCCCAAACCTATGCGGCGGAAGCCCCCTTTCCCCACCCCTATGTGACGCAAGGGCGGATGTGGTATGACCTGAATCAGCACAATGCCCTCAGTGGCTCATTACTGCTCGATGAGCGAGCCACGGATCTAGCCACCAATGAGGCGGCACTGCGGGCGTGGATTGCCAGCTTGCCCATTGATCTCAGTCGCACTATTTTAGGGGGATTCTCCCAAGGGGGAGCCCTGACATTGGCGGTGGGCTTAACGTTGCCCTTGGCGGGGTTATTAGTCTTTAGCGGCTATTTAGTCCGCCCACCAAGGGTGACAGCCACCTCGCCGCCGGTGCTGATGATCCATGGCACAGCGGATCCAGTGGTGCCCTTTGCCAGTGCCCAAGCCAGTTGGCAGGCCCTGCAAACCGCGGGAGTGAAGGGAGCATTTCATGCCCTACCGATGGCCCATGAAATTAACGGGGAGGCGATCGCGATCGCTCGCCAGTTTATCGAGAAGACCCTGCTTAAAGTCAACTCAGATTGAGTAACCCATAGGCAAGCAAAGCGCTACCGATTGGGACCGTCAGATTATCAATCCCTCGCCAAGCAATCAGTTCCAAGAGGGTTGCACCCACACCCACTAAAGGAGCAACCCAGAGCGACGCCAAGGGGGCAATGGGGGTCAGGGAGAGGGCCGCCACTAGAGTACTCACCCAAAACATCGTCAGGGTTCCTTCCCAGCTTTTACTGGTTCCCGGCAAGGGATGGCGTCCCCAGTTAATTCCCACCAGGGCAGCCAAGCCATCTCCCCAAGCCATCACTAAAATTCCCAGAACCGCCAGTTCCGGCAGCGTCTTCCAAAAGAGCGCCATTAATGTGCCAATACTCACCGCATAAAAAAAGGTACCCCAGCTTTGGCGCCCCACGCCACTAATACTGCGAAAGATCGGCACGCGGTACGAAACCAGTGTGACCATACCAGCGATCGCCGCAGCTACAATTCCCCAGCTCGTGGGTACCCCGAGGGCGTAGGCAATCAGGATGACTTGACCTGCACCAATGTGAACCACTTTCCGTGACCATTCCTTGGCGTTGGGAAACCAAGCGTGGATCAGTTCTGCAACTAACAGCACCAAGCCCAGCCAAGCTGTGACCCAAATTCCTGCCCAGAACATTCTCATTGCTATCCTCAGTGAACGGCCACTCCTTACTTTGTCTGCTGGGGCTGCTGGGCAAAAAACTGGGTCACAATCTCAAGGATGCGATCGCTAGCATGACCATCGCCAAAGGGATTAATCGCCGTTGCCATACGGTTGTAGGCCACTGGATCTGTCAGCAGTTCAATTGCTGCTGCGGCAATCCTATCCGCAAAGGTACCCACTAGTTTAGCAGTGCCAGCAGTGACCGCTTCCGGCCGTTCAGTGGTTTCCCGCAACACCAAGACTGGTTTGCCGAGGCTAGGGGCTTCCTCTTGTAGGCCCCCGGAATCCGTGAGTAGGAGGGTTGATCCCTTAATCGCCGCCACCAGGGTGGGATAGTCTAGGGGCTCCGTAAGAAAAACGCGGGGATGGTGTTCCAAATAGGCTTTGAGGGGTTCACGCACCGTGGGATTGCGGTGCAGGGGCAAGAGTAAGGCAGTATCGGGAAGGGTGTTTAAGATCTTCAGGAAGCCATTGGCAATGTCTTCTAGGGGGGCACCCCAGTTTTCACGACGGTGAACGGTGGCGAGGAGGACACGGTACTGTTGCCAGTCAAGGCCGGGAACCTCACAGACGGGCTGGCGATCGGCCACTTGCAGCAGCGCATCAATGACAGTATTGCCCGTCAGGTGAATGGTACCTGTGACGCCGGCGGCCTGAAGATTCTTGACAGCTTGTGCCGTGGGGGCAAAGTGCAACTGCGCCAATTGGGAAATGAGACGGCGGTTTGCTTCTTCTGGATAGGGATTATAGAGATCGTTGGTGCGCAAACCCGCTTCCACATGACCGACGGGGATTTGCTGATAAAAGGCGGCAAGGGTAGCGGCAAAGGCTGTTGTCGTATCCCCCTGTACCAAAACAAGACGGGGGAGGAGTTCTTGGTAGAGTTCCTCAAGGCCTTGGAGAGCGCGGCAGGTAATTTCAGTCAGGGTTTGCTTTGGCTGCATAATGGCCAAGTCCCGATCTGCCCGTAGGTCAAACAGTGCCATCACTTGATCTACCATCTCGCGGTGCTGTCCAGTGAGGACAACGCACGGGGCAAAGAGGGGCGATCGCTGCAAGACTTGAATAACCGGTGCCAACTTGATTGCCTCCGGGCGCGTACCCAACGTAATGCAGATCGGGATTGGGGAAGCAATCATAGCCGTCTAAATACCAAAAATAGTACTTTTAGTGTACCGAGAAGGGAGTGTCAAAAAGGCAAAACAAAAAGTCAAAAAGTGTCTAGTTGCCACTGCCCATGGACAGTTGTCTGTCAGGCCTTTGCCAACCTGTGGAGTCTCGCGGCGCCCCGCCAGGACTTCTTCCATAGGCAGTCGGGTGGGGGTGTGCCATCTTTGTAAGAAGAACTGTATGTTAATAATAGAAGGGAATGCACCGCCATTGCGCTCGCTGAGGTGGCCATGATTGAAATGACTGTTGCTGGGATTGCCCTTGATGCCACTAACCGCCGCACACCAATTGTGTTGCTCAAAGACGGTGCTGGACGGCGAGCACTGCCCATCTGGATTGGTGATAATGAGGCGCGGGCAATTTTAATGGCCTTGGAAAATCAACGGGCACCGCGACCGATGACCCATGATCTGATGGCAGATATTCTCAACGAATGGAATATCACCCTAGAGCGGGTGGTCATCCACTCCCTCGAAGACAACACCTACTATGCGGTGCTGACGCTGCGCCAAGGAGAAACGCGTAAAGACATTGATGCTCGTCCTAGCGATGCAATCGCGCTTGCCCTGCGCTGTGATTGCCCGATTTGGGTGATGGAAGCCGTTGTTGCCGATGCCTCGATTCCCGTCGATCGCGATGCAGACGAGGAAGAACGCCAAGCCTTTCGCCGCTTTTTAGATTCGATTCGCCCTGAGGATTTTGTGCAGCAGGGACGGGGAATGGAGGAGGATTCCTCCGCAGGTTAGGATGCGTTACCGCCCGTTTGGTCGCACCGGGTTAGAGCTCTCGGTGTTTTCCCTGGGAACGATGCGGGCCTTGGGCAGTCCAGAGGTGATGCAAGCGGTGATTGAGGGGGCGATCGCCCACGGCATTAACCATATTGAGACCGCCGCCGCCTACGGTGCCAGCGAAGCCTACATTGGCCGTGCCCTGAAGGCATTGGGGCAGCCCGCCGTCTTTATCACCACCAAACTATTGCCCCAAGGGGATGCGGATCACGTCCAGCGACAAATTGAGCAATCCCTTGAACGTCTCCAAGTCCCCCGCTTAGACGGTGTCGCCCTCCATGGAGTGAATACCCCTGAGCATCTGGCGTGGCTGAGCAGTGAAGGGATGGCCATGCTACGGCAATTGCAGGCAAAGGGGGTGATTGGCGCCCTAGGCTTTTCCAGTCATGGTCCCTTAGAGATCATTTTGTCGGCGATCGCCAGCAATCAATTTGACTTTGTGAATCTCCATTACACCTACTTTCAGCAACGCAATGCCCCAGCGATCGCTGCTGCCGCTGAGCAGAATCTAGGCATTTTCATCATCTCCCCAGCCGACAAAGGGGGAAAACTCTACCAACCTTCCCAACGGCTGCAAGATCTCTGTGCCCCTTTTCACCCGCTCCATTGGAGCTATCGTTGGTTGCTCAGCCAGCCTGCCATCACAACCTTGAGCATTGGGCCTGCCACCGTTGCCGAGTTGGCCTTTCCCTTGGCCGTGGCCGATCAGGTGGGTCCCCTCAGCCCCGAAGAGCAAGCCGTGGGCGATCGCCTCCAAGCGGTGATGCAGGCCGCCCTAGGCAGCGATCTCTGTCGCCAATGCTATGCCTGTCTGCCCTGCCCGCAGGAGATTCACATTCCCGAGGTGTTGCGACTCCACAACTTGGCTGTCGCCTACGACATGACCGAGTTTGGCAAATATCGCTATGGGATGTTTGGCCGCGCTGGGCATTGGTTTCCCGGACAACCCGCCAACCGCTGTACTGAATGTGGCGATTGTTTGCCTCGCTGTCCCAGTCGCTTAGAGATTCCGCGGCTATTGCGGGAAACCCATGAGCAGTTGCAGGGCAGCTCGCGATCGCGCCTTTGGCAGACGATCTAGGCCGCCGCCTTTGCCATCACTGCTAATAATTCTCGCCATAGCCGTTGGGTCACAGGTCCTGGGCAAACCGGAAAGATAACCTCATGCACTTGGCGAATCGGCATTAGCAGGCGCACCGAGGAACTGAGAAAGCCCTCACTGGCTCCTGCTAGATCCTGTGGGGTGAGAATCACTTCCCGATGGGGAATACCCAAGTCTGCAACGATCTGCAACAGCGTCGCGCGCGTAATTCCGTGGAGGATGCCAACGGCGGTGGGGGGTGTCTCGACCACACCATCACGGACAATCCAGAAGTTACTGGTCGTGGCCTCCGTAATCTGCCCTTGGGCATTGAGAAGAAGGGCGTCCTCAAAACCCGCCTGCTGCGCCTCCAATAGCGCCAAGATATTGTTGAGGTAATTGCCCGTTTTAGCTGCCGGATCAAGGGCAGCAGTGCTTGTGCGTTGCCGCTTTGCAATGGCAAGGCGAATGCCCTGTTCACTCAATGTTGGTTCGGGGGCGATCGCCATCAACACAATCAATAGCCGCGGTTGGGTGGTCGGTTCTGGCAATAGGCCAATGCGGCGATCGCCACCACGGGTCACCACAATCCGAATGTAGTATTCTCCTGTGGGGGCAGCCGCTAACGTGCGTTGAACTTCTTGGGTAATGTACTCATCAGACCAGGGCACACTCATGTAGAGATAGGCGGCTGAGGCGCGCAATCGTGCTAGGTGCTCTGGCAGGGCAAAGGGAATCCCCCGGTACGTACGAATCACCTCATAAACACTGTCACCGTAGAGAAACCCCCGATCAAAAACAGAAATGGAGGCCTCTGGCGTAATCACCCCATCCAAGTTGCACAGCAGCACCCGCCCTCTCCCCTAGGGTTGGCGTTCCACTTCGGCTTTCATGCGCTCAAGGGTTTGATGCATTTGATCAAACATGGTTTGGGGAGACATCCCAAACTGGCTCAGTTGAGTTTCCAGTTGTTTGATGGTCATCTGCGCCATAAAGTCATCGGACAACTCAAACCGCTTCATAAAAATACGGTAGCGGTCCATGAGTTCTTCCATTTTCTCGATATAAATTTTTTTACCTTCGCGGTCAAATTTGCCGTACTCGGAGCCAAGCTGCATCAACTGCTGGTAGTCCTGAAACAGACGTTGCGCTTCCTGTTGAACAATTTCTGAATCAAAGAATCCCATACGACCCTGCCCGATACAGCAACAACCAAAATGGCAACGCTTGACTCTTTGGTTTGTTATCTAATGGCATTTTATCAAAGGCACTTTAGGCGGGGGTGAGAGGGAAAACCGATCCTTTACTCAAAGTTTGGGCCCAAGCGATCGCCGCCAGAAAACTCTGGGGGTCTGCTACCCCTGTACCCGCGATATCAAAGGCCGTGCCGTGATCGGGAGAGGTGCGAATAAAAGGCAAGCCAATGGTTGTATTCACCGCCTGCCGAAAGGCGAGCATCTTCACGGGAATCAATCCCTGATCATGGTAAAGAGCGAGGTAGGCATCGTAGGCGGTGGCGGGGGCAGGACGTCCCCACCACGCATCGGCAGCCCCAATCCAGAGGGTATCGGCGGGCACAGGGCCAATCAGTTCAACTTCGGGATACTGCTGCTGGGCTGCTGCGAGCCATGGAATCAGCCAAGTCACTTCCTCTTGGCCTAAGTGTCCCTGCTCACCACTGTGGGGATTCAATCCAGCAATGGCAATGCGAGGCCGCTCTAGATGTCGCCGCTCCTTCAGGAACTGCACCAGCAGTGCCAGTTTTTCGCTTAGGCATTGCGGCGTCAGGGCTTTGGGAACGGCCTGGAGGGGGATATGGGTAGTCGCTAGCAGTGTAGTCAGAACCCAGCCGCTCACCGGCGATCGCCCCAGAAACAACATGCCCACATGGGCAGTTCCTGTGAAGTGAGCCAGCACTTCCGTTTGACCAGGAAAGGTATAACCGACCGCTTGCCAGCTGGCCTTAGAAATCGGTGCCGTTACAAT encodes:
- the wecB gene encoding non-hydrolyzing UDP-N-acetylglucosamine 2-epimerase, yielding MIASPIPICITLGTRPEAIKLAPVIQVLQRSPLFAPCVVLTGQHREMVDQVMALFDLRADRDLAIMQPKQTLTEITCRALQGLEELYQELLPRLVLVQGDTTTAFAATLAAFYQQIPVGHVEAGLRTNDLYNPYPEEANRRLISQLAQLHFAPTAQAVKNLQAAGVTGTIHLTGNTVIDALLQVADRQPVCEVPGLDWQQYRVLLATVHRRENWGAPLEDIANGFLKILNTLPDTALLLPLHRNPTVREPLKAYLEHHPRVFLTEPLDYPTLVAAIKGSTLLLTDSGGLQEEAPSLGKPVLVLRETTERPEAVTAGTAKLVGTFADRIAAAAIELLTDPVAYNRMATAINPFGDGHASDRILEIVTQFFAQQPQQTK
- the pdxA gene encoding 4-hydroxythreonine-4-phosphate dehydrogenase PdxA produces the protein MSLALTLGDPAGIGPEILLKALAHLPSEMLGQFFIAGTGQVLEETYARLCQQGQVAIDPAQLQIWEHPLDAVIVPGHPSVASGAASFAYLKTAIQRAIAGEVAGIVTAPISKASWQAVGYTFPGQTEVLAHFTGTAHVGMLFLGRSPVSGWVLTTLLATTHIPLQAVPKALTPQCLSEKLALLVQFLKERRHLERPRIAIAGLNPHSGEQGHLGQEEVTWLIPWLAAAQQQYPEVELIGPVPADTLWIGAADAWWGRPAPATAYDAYLALYHDQGLIPVKMLAFRQAVNTTIGLPFIRTSPDHGTAFDIAGTGVADPQSFLAAIAWAQTLSKGSVFPLTPA
- a CDS encoding bifunctional nuclease family protein, which produces MIEMTVAGIALDATNRRTPIVLLKDGAGRRALPIWIGDNEARAILMALENQRAPRPMTHDLMADILNEWNITLERVVIHSLEDNTYYAVLTLRQGETRKDIDARPSDAIALALRCDCPIWVMEAVVADASIPVDRDADEEERQAFRRFLDSIRPEDFVQQGRGMEEDSSAG
- a CDS encoding aldo/keto reductase is translated as MRYRPFGRTGLELSVFSLGTMRALGSPEVMQAVIEGAIAHGINHIETAAAYGASEAYIGRALKALGQPAVFITTKLLPQGDADHVQRQIEQSLERLQVPRLDGVALHGVNTPEHLAWLSSEGMAMLRQLQAKGVIGALGFSSHGPLEIILSAIASNQFDFVNLHYTYFQQRNAPAIAAAAEQNLGIFIISPADKGGKLYQPSQRLQDLCAPFHPLHWSYRWLLSQPAITTLSIGPATVAELAFPLAVADQVGPLSPEEQAVGDRLQAVMQAALGSDLCRQCYACLPCPQEIHIPEVLRLHNLAVAYDMTEFGKYRYGMFGRAGHWFPGQPANRCTECGDCLPRCPSRLEIPRLLRETHEQLQGSSRSRLWQTI
- a CDS encoding alpha/beta hydrolase, with the protein product MVTLEFLTLPDPPIATDHSLLLLHGWGANARDLISLGPLLAPQAQTYAAEAPFPHPYVTQGRMWYDLNQHNALSGSLLLDERATDLATNEAALRAWIASLPIDLSRTILGGFSQGGALTLAVGLTLPLAGLLVFSGYLVRPPRVTATSPPVLMIHGTADPVVPFASAQASWQALQTAGVKGAFHALPMAHEINGEAIAIARQFIEKTLLKVNSD
- a CDS encoding diacylglycerol/polyprenol kinase family protein, with product MFWAGIWVTAWLGLVLLVAELIHAWFPNAKEWSRKVVHIGAGQVILIAYALGVPTSWGIVAAAIAGMVTLVSYRVPIFRSISGVGRQSWGTFFYAVSIGTLMALFWKTLPELAVLGILVMAWGDGLAALVGINWGRHPLPGTSKSWEGTLTMFWVSTLVAALSLTPIAPLASLWVAPLVGVGATLLELIAWRGIDNLTVPIGSALLAYGLLNLS
- a CDS encoding DUF1825 family protein encodes the protein MGFFDSEIVQQEAQRLFQDYQQLMQLGSEYGKFDREGKKIYIEKMEELMDRYRIFMKRFELSDDFMAQMTIKQLETQLSQFGMSPQTMFDQMHQTLERMKAEVERQP
- a CDS encoding aminotransferase class IV → MLLCNLDGVITPEASISVFDRGFLYGDSVYEVIRTYRGIPFALPEHLARLRASAAYLYMSVPWSDEYITQEVQRTLAAAPTGEYYIRIVVTRGGDRRIGLLPEPTTQPRLLIVLMAIAPEPTLSEQGIRLAIAKRQRTSTAALDPAAKTGNYLNNILALLEAQQAGFEDALLLNAQGQITEATTSNFWIVRDGVVETPPTAVGILHGITRATLLQIVADLGIPHREVILTPQDLAGASEGFLSSSVRLLMPIRQVHEVIFPVCPGPVTQRLWRELLAVMAKAAA